atcaggagcggtgaggaggcggtccggagcggcggggacaggtgagtataacttcctatactttacattgcacgaatccctcaacatacgatggattcgataaacgatgggtcgtttggaacgtattaccatcgtatgttgagggaccactgtatatagtctcCCTCCCCCCAAACAAGCAGACAAAATAAGAACATACCAAGGCTTCTGGCTCCCCCCTCTGGCTCCTCTTCTCTATTCCACTGCTCTGTAGCCTGTTTTCTTTTGCGCACAGGAAGACAGGCTCCAGACCTCTAGTGAAAGCTGTGAGCAGCCACTGTATGTAGCTATATGCATGTTATGAGGACGCGCTTAGAGCTAAATACAATGCAGTTCACTTACACCCCTCACACCCTGTGGGTTGTATGACTATACAGTGACCTCCGGAAGTTGCCTTTTCTAGAAGATTCTATTATAAGctgtgcttttatttttttcataacagaAAGACCAGAAACCAGTCGCAATGAGACCACACAAAAAACAAGGCGCTATCGCCCAGGTAGCAGAGCACTGATGGAAATAAGAAAGTACCAAAAAACTACCAATCTGCTCATCCAGACAGCTCCGTTTGCCAGACTGGTAAGTGGAAGTGTTCTGTGCGCCCCCCCCTTCAGTAATCTATGGGTTAAAACGTATCTTTTAATTGTTGCAGGTTAGAGAAATTTGCCTGAAGTATACCGGTGGTGTGTCATTCCTCTGGCAAAGCATGGCACTTAAGGCTTTACAAGAGGTCAGTATCCTGGCACTTTTACAAGTTAGGTAATGCTTCGACCTGCTGGGCCAACCAGGGGCAGAACTGTACTTTACAGTGGATGGGATAATAGAGGGAGGGAGCAGAGTAGGAGACCCCTTTTATTACATCCATATGCTTCACTGGCATAATAATtgctttctactgtagaattccTGGAGGCCTGACCTTCCACATCAATTTTATAGACAAGTTAAAGAATTAAAAAGCTGTTCAACCCTCTTCAAAGGGGTTATTCagcaagaaaaaaacaacctGTGTATTGTGTGAAAAAGTAtagtaaagcaacttactaatataatgttattagccatagtgcaaaGATCATCCATTTGAGCCATGTCCTCTTCGTTGTATGCTGTGACAGGCTTTCAATGCTCaagtctaatgagcagtaataccagctCCCCCCTTCACTTTACTGATCTCATTCCAAACTGAAAGGAGGGTAGGGGGAAGTAAGGGCGGGAGCTCCCTGCAGTAGGAGCCTGTGACATAACGTCACAGCATAGCTTACAAGGgagcactatggctaataacatattagtaagttgctttgttTACTTTttcacaccatacacaggttgtttgttTTGCCAGACAGCCCTTttaaccattaaaaaaattacatgctaaggctaggttcacatccaTTGTCCCCGTTCCTAAACGGAGCATACTACTAACAAATTCACACTGATTCCATTTagtggcatccctttgcatcagtttttaattCGTTAGTATGAAAAGTCAGCCACCTATAGACTCCCACAAATGTATagtgctatatgtctggcccTCCGTTGCACTTCCATATACATATGGCTCCTGCAGTACTATATGTCAAAGGATTTTATCAGCAGGCATCGGCCGGCCGAGGAACGCAGCGCAATGCCGCCTTCTTCCCCAGCCAGTTTGATTGTGCTGCTGATACAATCCTTTGGACACAAAGTGCTTGAGGGGGGGCATATGTATACAGAAACGCAGTGGGGGACAAGATATATATAGCTTAGCAGGGGGGAAGACATATAGAAGCACTTCgcggggccagacatatagtgctatatgtctgccccccgcagcgcttctATGTCTTGCTGCAACCCAGttacattgaagtaaatggagccaagtcgtAATAACACATACAAAATAAGGACAGGTGTTTTGGAAAAAGAATGATcccagtttttctattcctggataatcccattAAACAGCCTGGGATCAGTCACCTGTGATCTTGGCTGCTGGCGGTGGTGTGTCAGCTGACACCTGctgtgtatggagtgggctttTCTCCTGATTTAATGGGCCATTGATGTATTAGGCTACACAGGAGAAATGCTGTTGCTTTAAGAAGGACGTAATGTGCTGATGTCTCCTTGTATCCACAGGCATCTGAGGCCTTCCTTGTGTATATACTTCAACATGCCTACCTCTGCAGTATCCATGCAAAGAGGGTCACTCTCCGTAAGGAGGATATACAGCTTGCAAAGAGAATCCGAGGCATTGAGGATGGACTTGAATAATGCTTTGTGAACAAGTtatgttttatttaaattttatagACTTTAATGTTACCGGGGATGTTTTCTTGCAAAGTAAGGAATTTTGGCTTTAGTGCCTCCTCCTGAAGGTAGTTACATTCAAGATCTGTGACACCTTGCAGAGTTGAATGGCCTTCTTACCTCATGTTATTACCCCGAATATTCAGTCTTAAAATGTTCATACTGTTATCTGTTCATTTTATCTGAACATTGTTGTATTTTATAATAAAGGAATTTATGGTTTTCATACTTAATACATCTGTGATCAGTGACTTCAGCTTAGCTGCATAGAAAATTCACATCTGAACATTCCGGTGAGAGAATGAACATGTAATTCTCTGAACGGAATCTGCTCGATAATGCATTGCAGTCAATAGAGAGAGCTTATGTCCcacctgttcctgctcctgtgctGTTATTTCAATGGCATCCTGCTAATCCCAGTGATTGGGAGGGAAAACAGCACAGGGACCAGGAGCATTGGAGGCAAGTTTGGAGAGCTAGATACCCAACTATTAGTTTTGCCTGGAAAACCCAGTTAAATGCACATATAGCATATATGCTGGGATTTTTGTGCATATGGAAAACCTgcaatgtattatagtattaacaCAAAGAAATCGCCAAAAACTTCCTATTGCACTACAATTTGATAGGATATATCAAAGTTGACTATTTCCCGCATCaaaatagaccaaactacagagcgttaggccggtctattgtgcgcttaatttatcaaaaggagcATGGCTCTTGagaaattctgcgcacagacagagatctacggtttagactgtatttaaacctgcttcagtatgggctgacatttcagcgtacttttggCCAATGTGACTTTTCGCCAAAAAGTTGCTATTGCTAAATTCAGCACcaagtctaaaatagactagaatgcatcatgttctaaaaatcctctaaagcaaaagtcgctaacaagtcacacatatttagactgcgactttctgtgtgactaatttagacaggaaaaaacagtctaaatcctttaataaatctcccccaggctCTATGGATCATTAGGCTTAATGAtattgtagttctgtgttggatctcttactgttgtccacaacgtcggccatgttaggattaggctgtggacaacatgtcagggcttttctattctctgttctttcagaactgcatgagaggaagaagccacgcccctcatctccccctcctggaggacgcaggtgtgcatgagagaaagaagccagagcagggggagagagaggatgtacttctgaggacgcaggtctgcactgaaagaagacagagaagataagagtgttatctgaaggggaggataacaaagtgcacgggctggggatgtatagactgcaggggaataaatctctgactggggatgatttctattctatgtgtgaaggggggggactcctgaatgacacatgctaggagttgtagtccctgttatgtgtgtgtatgctagtgtttacaaaccagtatccctccagctgttgcaaaactacaacttgcagcatgccctgacagccttagggcatgctgggagtgttagttttgcaacagctggaggcacactggct
Above is a genomic segment from Hyla sarda isolate aHylSar1 chromosome 1, aHylSar1.hap1, whole genome shotgun sequence containing:
- the LOC130368859 gene encoding histone H3-like centromeric protein A isoform X7; its protein translation is MKVPEKPSSRSRKSKAPRKRTAELPPPPPKRPRASAAPKEPRASASRQNPGPSHRSARTTERPETSRNETTQKTRRYRPGSRALMEIRKYQKTTNLLIQTAPFARLVREICLKYTGGVSFLWQSMALKALQEASEAFLVYILQHAYLCSIHAKRVTLRKEDIQLAKRIRGIEDGLE
- the LOC130368859 gene encoding histone H3-like centromeric protein A isoform X3, producing MTGSRAYTCCLLRTPAHGPAQSPVEKGLNQYPDRSLTYWSSERDLFIMKVPEKPSSRSRKSKAPRKRTAELPPPPPKRPRASAAPKEPRASASRQNPGPSHRSARTTERPETSRNETTQKTRRYRPGSRALMEIRKYQKTTNLLIQTAPFARLVREICLKYTGGVSFLWQSMALKALQEASEAFLVYILQHAYLCSIHAKRVTLRKEDIQLAKRIRGIEDGLE
- the LOC130368859 gene encoding histone H3-like centromeric protein A isoform X4 — its product is MVKRGHPGRHGGERHLQGPGVDLFIMKVPEKPSSRSRKSKAPRKRTAELPPPPPKRPRASAAPKEPRASASRQNPGPSHRSARTTERPETSRNETTQKTRRYRPGSRALMEIRKYQKTTNLLIQTAPFARLVREICLKYTGGVSFLWQSMALKALQEASEAFLVYILQHAYLCSIHAKRVTLRKEDIQLAKRIRGIEDGLE
- the LOC130368859 gene encoding histone H3-like centromeric protein A isoform X1 — translated: MHLLSPLAPPSPSFGNLRRAGGRADAHLHGGANFQLIPVQRTVKNDTGTGVGRDLFIMKVPEKPSSRSRKSKAPRKRTAELPPPPPKRPRASAAPKEPRASASRQNPGPSHRSARTTERPETSRNETTQKTRRYRPGSRALMEIRKYQKTTNLLIQTAPFARLVREICLKYTGGVSFLWQSMALKALQEASEAFLVYILQHAYLCSIHAKRVTLRKEDIQLAKRIRGIEDGLE
- the LOC130368859 gene encoding histone H3-like centromeric protein A isoform X2; the protein is MHLLSPLAPPSPSFGNLRRAGGRADAHLHGGANFQLIPVQRTVKNDTDLFIMKVPEKPSSRSRKSKAPRKRTAELPPPPPKRPRASAAPKEPRASASRQNPGPSHRSARTTERPETSRNETTQKTRRYRPGSRALMEIRKYQKTTNLLIQTAPFARLVREICLKYTGGVSFLWQSMALKALQEASEAFLVYILQHAYLCSIHAKRVTLRKEDIQLAKRIRGIEDGLE
- the LOC130368859 gene encoding histone H3-like centromeric protein A isoform X6, whose protein sequence is MKFRAPDLFIMKVPEKPSSRSRKSKAPRKRTAELPPPPPKRPRASAAPKEPRASASRQNPGPSHRSARTTERPETSRNETTQKTRRYRPGSRALMEIRKYQKTTNLLIQTAPFARLVREICLKYTGGVSFLWQSMALKALQEASEAFLVYILQHAYLCSIHAKRVTLRKEDIQLAKRIRGIEDGLE
- the LOC130368859 gene encoding histone H3-like centromeric protein A isoform X5, with amino-acid sequence MHLLSPLAPPSPSFDLFIMKVPEKPSSRSRKSKAPRKRTAELPPPPPKRPRASAAPKEPRASASRQNPGPSHRSARTTERPETSRNETTQKTRRYRPGSRALMEIRKYQKTTNLLIQTAPFARLVREICLKYTGGVSFLWQSMALKALQEASEAFLVYILQHAYLCSIHAKRVTLRKEDIQLAKRIRGIEDGLE